tGGGCAGCTTCTATTTCGGGTTCTCCACCCGCGGCCACCTTGCTAAAGGAAGCCACCAGCTTCTGGTACACCAAGGCCTCCATGGGCACACTTTGGCTCTCGTCCAGGAGGCCACCATCTCCGCGATCGCCCTCCTCGTCGATCTCAAATTTGTTGATAATCTGCTGACAGCTGGCCGAGATCTGGGCCTTCAGTTGACCCTTTCTTTCGCCACCCTCCAGATCAGAGCTCGTGTAGTCCGAGGAGTCGTAGGAATCGGACCACGTGTCCTCGCTGCTCAGGTACTCCACTATTTCGCGCACCTGCTCATCATTTATGCCCGGCACTGTCTTCATCAGTCGGGTCAGCTCGTTCTCGAAGTAGGCCAATTGAGCTGGCCGGGATTTGGCCAATCTGCGCTGGGAACTGGGCGTGGTGCTTTGGACCTGACCCTGATTGGGAGTGGTGGGCTTACTCTGTTGTGCATTGGCAGTGGCCACAATCAAAGTCTTGAAGAACTGCCTCATCTTGCTCATCATGAGGTTGGTCTCCTCATCGGAACTCCAGTTGTTGAAGCTATCTTTTCTTACCAGGTTGGGCAGGGTTAGGTTCCTTAATTGGCTGGTTAGAGGAGTGGAAGCCGCAGCAGCTGCCGAAGTGCTGGGAAGATCCATCTTGGCCAGACTGATCTGGCTGTGAGCCGGTTCCCGATCCTCGCTGATCTGCTCCAGAGCAGGCGTTGGACTCTTAGGTGGCTCACAATCCGGAGCCGCCTTCAGCAGATCATCGTTGCTGCCCACGAAGCCACTATCCCGGCTGTggtggtgttgttgttgttgcttcttGGCCTGGGATTGCATCTGCACCTGGttaccaccaccaccgccaccCGGAGTGGGTGTCCGACACTCAGAGGGCTCCAGATCGTGCAGCTTCTTCTCGTCCAGGGAGTCGTGGCGCTTGCGCAGCTGCTTCTTTCGCTTTATGGTGTCCGAGGAGGAGCCATCCGAGGCTCCGGCATTGGCCAGATGGATCACAGTATCGTCACAGCCCGCCTCCGATTCGGATGTGTCCTCCACAGTCGCGGCGGCTGATCCTCCCGCTGATGTTACAGTGGCATCCAGGGTATCCGTTTCCGGCAGCAGGAGATTGTCCAGGGATGAGTTGTGACTCCTGGGAGTTCCCCTGGCTCTCACCAGTCGTTTCCTTCGCTGGCTGGGACTCGGGTGACCCTCACTATCGCTGCCCACACTGCCTCCACTCTCATCGCTTTCCGCCTGCTTGTCGGAGCTATTAAAGCCCATGAAGCCGGAGAGAAAGTACTTTTCCAACCGGGAAGAGGCCAGATCGGAGGCTCCACTGGTGTCCAGCAGCTGATCCTCGTGCGGCAGGGAGTCCAGACTCTCGGAGCACTCGGAACTCACCTCGGAGGCGGTGTCATCTCCGCGGGTATCGATGGAACTCATCACCCGGCCATCGCCCAGTCCAAAGAAGAAGTACTTCTCCAGTTCGGAGGCACTCAGGCGGTGGTGATGCTGCAGGGTGCGCTGCCTCCTTCGCTCGGCCAGATCCTCATCCTCCATCTCGGCATCTTCGTTGTCCGCCCTCATGGAGGCCACCTCGCTCTCCTCGCAGCTCTCCTCCACTATTGTGTGCAGGGTGAAGTCAATGGCGGATCTGTTGTAGCCCCTCAGCTCCTCCTCCCTGTCCAGATAGCCATGTCGCCTGGCTCCTCCCTCAATCTCGCCATCCGCATCCTCGGAATCCGTCGCCGTGGGCGTGGTGGTGGCATTGCTCAGCTCCTCATCCTCATCTTCACCTCGCTGGCTAAGTTCCTCCACCCAGGAGTCATCATCCGCCAGGCCATCCTCCACACTGATCTCAGGCACAGCGGGCGCATCGTTTAGCGAGTCCACACTGTACGATTCGCGATCACTGCTCACGAGTTCCAAGGCGCGAAATGAGTCACCCGCAAAGTTCTGGCCAAAAGAGTTGCTGCTGGAGGGGCCtttgttgctggtgttgctgtggtgtatgttgctgctgttgctgctgttgctgctgctgtttgcCATTTCGTAATCGCCAGCTGCACTTTCATTGTCTTTGGTGATCATGACCAAACTGCGATACTTGGCGGAAAGTGAATTTTTGGGCGAAGCCAGTTCGCTGGGCAATGTTGCAGGTGTGTcaggtgttgctgctgctgctgatgctgctgctgctccaaCTGATGATGCTGTTGCACTTGGGGTATTTTGCTGATGGCTACCGAATATCTTGTCGTAGTCACACTCGTTTTCACCACTCACATTTGAATTCACACTCACTACGTCACTCGAACCGCTATTCCACGTCTTTTTTTGTGCTGCGAAAGCGTCATTATTATTATGGCCAAgttcgctgttgttgttgttactaGTGTTTTCTTTATAGCTATTATCGTTGTTGTTCGTGGTATTGTTGTTGCCGCTTAGGAGCGCCGAGCGTGGAGCAACCGCAACGTTTAACATTTCATTTTCGACTGGCGACTCCAGAGACTCCGGTTTCGCTTCAAACCGATGATATTGCCGCTGCTCGCGAGCGACTTTTGCAGGTAGCAATTCCAGAATGCTCTCTTCTACCTGCTCAGGTGGGCAGCCCAAACTCGCCGGAGTTGCCGAGAGTGAATCCAGCGAGTAGTCACTGTTGTTGTCGTTTATTTTGCATGCTTGACTGCATGTGCCGACCCTCTGTTCGGTGTGCTCGGTTTGCTCAGCTGTTCTGCCACTCTGCTCATCGCtatttgcctttgcctttgcctcTGCTTTTTCGTTTACCTGCTCTGGCCAGCAGGTGAGACCCAGCTCATTAGAGGGGCTTTTCCGAGAAGGGCTGCACTCGTCGGGTTTCCCTGGACTACCTGAGTGGGTGGCAGCCACATGAGTGCCATTTCCACCAGCACTGCTATCACCCTTGGACAGCTGCAGATCCTCATTGATTTCGGCCACTCCCTGGCGCAAACGCTGCAGCTTCATCTCCAGCTGGGAATTCTGCTTGTGCAGCTCCAGCAGTCGGTTGACATCGTTCGAGATGCTGTGCAGCTCATCGCAGGCGGCCAGGGCATCGCTAGATTCCATCACCTGGCTGTGGCATCGCTCTAATTGCTGATCATCCCCCTCGTCTGGCAGCGATCGCATGTGCTGCAGCACCACGCCGGCGGAGGCGTCATCCGTCTGCCCGCCCACCACCACAATGCAGTTGGCCAGCTCATCGCTTGAGTTGGCAACACGGCGTTCACTTTCATCAtcatcctcctcctcttcGTCACTCGATTGGCAATCACGTGCAGCCGGCGcatccacctcctcctccgccttcTTGGCCTCCTCCTCTAGCGGTTTCACATAGTTCAATACAATCCCACAATCCGTGCGCTCGGTGTCCGTATCATTGTCGGATGAGTCTTCTAAATTGGCCTCGGAGGAGGACAGTGAATCACCCTCGGTGGAGGAACTGCGTCTCACCCGGGCGCCAGGCTGTCGATTCACTATGAACACCTTGTTGAATCTCCTCCTCTTGGGCCGGCGATCGCGCACTGTGCCCGTATCATCCGAGTCACAGGATTCTGAGCTGGAACTGGAGTTGGAGCTGGAGCTACTGGAGCTGGAATCGCTGGTGGTGCTGTGGTGGCGCTGCTCCTCGGGAAGAACCACTGGATCTTGCTGCTCCTCCATCATTTCCGCCACATTGTAGCTCCTCTGGGTGGTCTTACGTGGTTTAGGTTGCTCCTGCTCTCGCTCCGGATCAAGATTCTCCTCCCGATCCCCCTCCTCCTgactgctgttgctgctggcctCATCTGGACTGCTGGCCGCATAGCTCTCGCTCTGCAGATGGGcagaaaccgaaaccgaaggCGATGCCGATGCCTCATCGGACATCTTGATGTGCTCTATAAGTCGATTGGAGGACAAATTCTTGGCAATCTCCGCTGCCGCCGCCAACCGCTGATCTATGTGCTCGGGGTGCTGGGCTCTGGGTCTGGGATTGGTATTGGGATTGGGACAGCCACTTTTAGCCACATTTCCAACAGCATTTTCGACTGCAAGTCCGCCGAAACGAGTTATTACCGCAGGAGCCGCAGCTCTAGTTGctgtttgtgtttgtgttgctgttgttgttgctgccgctgctgctgctgctgttggtacTTGATTTTTATGTATATTCGTTTCCACTTCTTCGTGGCTGTTTTTACTGGCCAGGTAGGTTTGTGTTGTTGCCCCTGGCTGGGTTTCGCATAGATTTCGGCTCTGGTATTTGCTGGCCACTCTCAGAGCGCTTCCCTTTGTGGATGTcgctggtgttgctgttgatattgctgctgctgccgctgccgctgctgctgctgggctcTTATCTATACTGGCAACATGTGCCTGAACGGCGGGCACTGGCAATGTGCCGGTTTTATCATAAACATTACACAATCTACCCGTTGTGGGCGTtgcgttgttgttgttgttgctgttgttaatcttggtgttgctgctgctcttgGTGTTGCTGTCGTCGCTCtcgctgttgttgctgctgctgctgctgccgcgaCGCGCGTTGCTCGTTTCTGGTTGCTCACCCGTCGGCGAACGCGACGCTACTAAACTTGTTGGCTTTGGCTTGAAAGCATTGCTGGCcatttgttgctgctgctgctgctgttgttggtattgctgttgctgttgctgctgttgttgctgcatCGAGTTGGCAGCTCGCTTGGGACTGGCCAGCGTTTCCAGACTCCGTCCCGCAGTGCCATAGCCCGAAGTGctggacgaggaggaggaggatatGGTCGAGCAGAGGGACTGCGTCATCAGCGATCCCAGCGAGGCACTCAGCTCTGGGGCCGAGGACTTAAATCCACCCAGGCCCAATCCTCTCAAGCGTTGCGGCATCATAGGCGGCGGAGTGGTGGGCAGTTGTTGGTAACTCTTGCTGGTCACCGGCGGCGTTGCATCAaacatgttgctgctggcagCCGCAAATTGCTGCGAGTAGGCTGCAACTATGGCGGCAAATTGCTGCTGGTGGCCGGCTGCCTTCCACAGCTGCTGCAGACTGGCGGCCAGCTGCTCGTCCTGTTCCAGGAGAGGATTACCGGCTGCATCGGGCCAATTGGGATAGGCGGCCATGGGCACGGGAATGGGCACGGGCACAGGGATGGGCACATACTgcggttgctgctgctgttgctggttgGGATTGCAGCTGCATCGGTTGTGGCTGTGGTGGTGGTGATTCTTCAGGAATCGCGTCTTAATTCGGGTCTTCATGCTCAGTGGATGGGGAGGAGGTGGCACGGGTGGTGGTGTCTGATCGGAGCTGGTCTGGGAACTGCTCTCGGTGTTCAGGACAAACTCCTCATCGGTGCCCGTGTCACTCTCCCTGATCCTGGGGCAATAGGTGCTCCTCAGTGGCTGGGTGCGTCTCTGGACCAACGGAGAATCACTATCGCTGGACTGACGCCTCACACGCGGCggcggagtgggcgtggcacgggCTGTGCTATAAGCAATcatcgttgttgttgtcgttgtgGTGGTGGAGATCATGGAGGGCTCAAAGTAGTCCCAATCGCAATCCTCCACATTGCTCACAATGCTGTGACAGTGGTGCGTGGAGCAGGATGAATCCGTgtcatcctcctcctcctcctcctcttcctcttcttcGCCGTGACAGGAGGACGATGAATCCGAGTTGAGGAAGACTAACTTGAACTCGTCGGCTTCAACGCTATACTgcgactgctgctgctggcgtcCGTGTTGAGTGGAACACCTGAAGTCCAGCTCCGATGACGATGACGTTTCCATGGCATCGCCCCCTCCTAATCCACCGGTATCACCGGAAACCACCgacagctgctgctgctgcacgcCTGTGAAGTAGCCGGGGATGAAGTTTCGGGCAAATAAGTTCGGAGACAACCACTTTGACGTTGACCAACACCACGAAAAGGTACGCAAATACCGGTTattaaaaaacacacacaggTGAAATACTGGTTAGCCGGAGGAGGGTGAGTTTTTCCGCACCAAAGTTATGGGTTGCAGATGGGTTAGTTTGGGTGGTTGTTTAACAAAAACTTATAGCTAGCATGGGTTAAGCTTCGTTACACCGAAAAACCGCAGATATTAATAGATACCAAAGGTTATACACACACAAAAGCAGGCAGTTCGAAGGAGTGTTAGTCATTTTATCTAGCCCAATTTATAGATTGTTATCTAGGCTGTGAATGGGGATCTACACACCTTGCACTGAAATCGAATGTGATTTCACTAATATAATCAATTTAATTGATATCCCAGTACTAGGCAGGTACATTCCCCATGCAATATAGTATTAATTACTGTTTATAAGTAACTATTGGTTTATCAAAAGAAGTTTTAATCTACTAGTAAAcatatcatttttcgtattATGTCTGAAATTCTATTGCCTATTGAATCCTATaaacaaatgtattttatttgtttcactGACTAATACAATACCAACACAATATTGCCATGCAATAAGCCTTTTCTTTTCTGGGAACAGGAAATCTAATAGCATATCATGTCAACATTATGGGGAAATTCAAACCAAGATCAAAACAGCACAGCCAGAAGCAAAAAAAGAACGTAAGTGGTTTCCAAAAAAGAACAGCCACTACCTCGAGGATATGAAAGCATACTATACTTTAGAGCTACTCACTTCATCCTGACCAAAATTAAACATTCCCAAAATCATTTCCCCTGCCGTTTAAGTACCCATCTTGACAGGAAGCAGTTCAAAGACTCTTGATTGATTATGATTGTTTGCCACAAGCTTTTCTTGCCAGGACGAGGACTAGCGAAAATTTGCCaaaaagcttttaaagttGCCAGCATCGTCATATCCCACTCCTTCTCCGCCCCCTCCCCATGGAGTATGTCAAACCCCGCCCCCGCCCCTTTCGCTTGGATGGGTGCACAAACAAAAACTGCAATAGCGGATGCACATAGCGTCAATCCCTGGCAGCCAGAAAGTAAACATTTGATCGGGGCCCTCCCTGCACCAGGCACCGAACACACTTCCTTTTTATCCGTTTTCAACACTGAGAGAAATTCATAACTCAATCTGCTTTATACTGTTTGTTCTTTGTAGACTTATGATATTACCAATAGAAACGTTTAGGTTGATTTCTTGAtatacaatatttttgtaattcatggtatttttatattaaatgaaTATATTCATGTGTAGAGTGGGCCATTAAGgccgatttctcaatgtcatgttaaAGTTCTAGTTTGTTAACTATCGCAGAATAATAAATGAGGTTAAATTGTTCGGACAGACAGGTGAGTGTTAATTTACGAATGACAATTATTTTCCAAACCTGAAAAAGAAATACTTTTTGTTGTCAGATTCGTTTTATTGACCAACAAATTTAACCAGAACTTAACCTCTACTTAAAAGTTTGATTCCCATAAACCCTAACTTTAAATTGAGAAATTAAATTCATCCGAAACACAAATTTAACTAAAAGACAATAGTTATTGTGACTTTAAGAAATAAGGCCTTAGGGGAAAAATCAGAAACCATAATATAGATCATTAATATAGAAACTCAAGTgatttaaacattttcttttatGTACTCAAAAGTCGATCCCTAGCAGCGAACAGCGAACATTTCTGGGCATTCACCGAGCAGTACCCACATCCACATCGCAGCACAAAAGGTGCAGGAGATAAGATTAACGCAACAGTTTTGGCAGTCCAAAAATTCCAGTGGGTGGCGCCGGGGCTTTGGTTTGTCCGTGGCACCCGGATTGTGGAATCCTTCGAGGCGACAGCCCACCGCAACTCGAATCCGCACATAGACACACGCTGCGTTGGTGGTCACAGAACCAGACGCCCACAAAAATCGCCAAATTGAAACATAACAAAAGCCGGAAAAGGCGTTCGTGTCCCTTCTGCCGCCCGGGAAAATCCTCTGAAAACTCTTGATGCCCGGGAAAAAAAAATGCGTGTGGGCGGGAAATCGATTTATGAGTTGCCAAAAAATTATCCCGCCAGCCCACGGCacggtttttgtattttgtttcgGTCCCATTCCCGAAAATCTTTTGAACCGCGCCAACTTTGCTCTTAAATTCGGTTCGTCGGTCGTTTGTGGTCATGTCGCCAACAGCTTCGGgggaaatttaattcaaatagAAGAAAGGCAAGTCTGCTGTGAAAAAGGCGAAAATTGATGGAATACTTTTAGGAACTCGCCAAAGAAGTGAGCGAGAAAAAGTGTTGCATTCTTTTGGGATTCGCTTTCGAAAAGCCAATGACCAAAGAATGTGTGGGGGGAAGATTTCCCAAAAGACACTGCAGACCAATAAGCAAACTGCTCTAATTGCCAAGTTCTTtgactttattatttttttatgtttgctttttataataaaagttgAGAGTAAACTTTAAGTGTTGAATAAACTACTCTTAAACACCTTTCTGGGCTATGACATATGTACTCAAAAGATTTGTTGTGTTGTTTTAAACGAATTTATAGTTGTATGCTTCAAAGAACCAAATTTAAGATTTgaagatatatatttatattaaaattttgatctGCTTCAtttagaaattttaattttgtcgTATCtgtagttttttataaatcttGCTTTAGCGAAACTATAATATCTATAACCGGAATCTTGATAAATTCTATAATTGGTTAAAAGTTTACATTCTTAAAGGAAGGGAGACTTCTGGTTAAACAGGCGTTTCTTGACAGTGACAAGCAAAGGAGCGCCCACCTTAAGTCCCAGAAGGAGCTTAATTAATTGAGCGAAATTAGGCGGAAGACGGAGAAGCCCTTCACAAAGAGTTTGTTAGTCGCCCAGGCCATCCCCACCCACCAACTATCATCAGCATCAGAAGTAGCATCAGTACGGGCATTAGCATTACCATCaccaagttaattacgctccCAAACATACACTTAGCTACCCAGATACAACTACAGAGTGTGCACTGAGACAAAGCCACGAAACTAAATTCAAGAATAAAATGTTGGAGTCATATTTTAAATCAATTGATTTTCTCGAACATATAAATAGTAGTAATGGTAATTTCCAATTAATTATGCAATCTGTCACAGAACGCGTATGGGCGTTATCGCACTTTTTCGAATGAAATAAGGCCCATGTGACTTGTTTCTCTGGGCGTATCGCATGTACCCGGTAATAAAAtcttaattttctttttcttggACTTCTTCTTCTTTTGTTAAGGACTTTAATTGATTGATTGAAGAGTTttccattatttatttttgactttttcatagatttttctctcagtgcattAGATGGGGACAGCTATTAGCACTAACCTTCTTCGGCGGCCTTCTCCTTCTCCTTGCGACGCTGCAGCACGACCTTCTTGAAGACAACCGCCGCGGCCTCCACTGCATTCTGCAGCTCCTGTTCGCCCAAAGTGCTGGTGTGGGTGGCCTCCTaatgggaaaataaaaaagttttaccCTTTAAGCCTACTTGTCTCCGGGCCTTTTATGTTCAACTCACCGCCGAGATGTTTGGGTCGccctgttgctgttgctgttgctgctccTTGTTGGCCGAGGACTCGAGGGATTTGCCGTTGACCGGCTGCTCCGCTCCAGATCCTTGGCCCTGGGAATCCCCCTGGGGATTCGGCGGATTCTGATTCTCCTCTTGGCCGGCGGCTGATGCTACTGAGGCGACAggaatttctgtttttttcaGGCGCATGGCTAAATCAGAGTTTCTATGCATAAGCTGTTGATGGAAGGAGTAAATGTGCTGGGGCGTGCTACCTGTGGGGGCGGTTAACGGGAAGGGGTGCAAAGCGTTCATCAATCGGGTGCCGGAACAAGCGCAGCTACTCAAGGTTCTACCAGGGACCGCAAGAATTCATTAATCAATTAATTATCTAATTGGCCGTAAATACAGAGTTACTTATGCGCAGGCAGACACTACTTTGGGCAGCTAAGGATGGGGCAACTATTTCTTTAAAGATATGTTTTTTAGGATTACTattttgcattaaaatttGACTGTCAGTTTACTAATGATTGAAGCCTGTtatcattattttattgtaaatgGTTTGATGTAGCATGATAACGATAAATAGCTTTTCTATAGTCATGATTATACAGCGATTTTTTAAAAgagtatattatttatatcttAGACTTCATTATATTTCACCTATTTAAACGTAATAATTTGTATAGTCATTTTCtatagaaatataaaaaatacagAACTAAAAGCAATATATTTagcaatgaaaataaaatataataactatATCAAGTCGAAGCTAGTTTTAAGTTATTTTTAGTTGTGGTAAAGTAAAGCAAGGGAGTTTCTtgataattttttgtttttgctagCAATACGTGTGCAATTAATATTTACTACATAATATATACTAACtacatttgttttattttaatttgtttgtaatgtataaatattaaatatgtttttctaGACAATGATCGTGTATGTTATGAATCAAAACTGGTGAAGATTGGTGAAGATAAATGATGGGTGCTTGATAACAAACTGGTAATAATTGCGGTCCCTGGGTTCTACGGATGCGTGGACGCAGAATGCAACCATAGCTACTATCAAAACTGAAGTATCTTCGGAACTTACCCTCCTCAGCCTCCCCAATTCCAGTGCGACTGTTGCGGCGTCTCGCCTGGGGAATCTTGGAGGTGCCCCTCGTTTTGTCCAGGATATCAGCCAAGGGTCGTGGGCTGGGTATCTTAGATATCTCCGTTTTCTTCGTGGGCTGTTTAAAAGTGTTATATtcattaataatatatatgcTTTATGGTATTACGATTTATTTTGCAAGTCCTAGGAGCCAACCCACCTGCGTGTCTTTTTCGGGATGCGAAAAGGATCGTCGTGTGACCGGTTTGGGAGTGGTCTTGGCACCCGAATCCTCTGAAACGGAGCGCATCTGCTCGGGCTTTCTTCTCTCGGCGGCGTGACTATCGGAGGCACCTCCACTACTGGAGGCACCTTCGTTGCCGGAACCCTTGCC
This region of Drosophila subpulchrella strain 33 F10 #4 breed RU33 unplaced genomic scaffold, RU_Dsub_v1.1 Primary Assembly Seq354, whole genome shotgun sequence genomic DNA includes:
- the LOC119559976 gene encoding uncharacterized protein LOC119559976 isoform X1; this encodes MSSGRSARLPATPTQTANNKHRAAAAAAAAAAAAAAAASVASGEPNSNSMLQYGGSNVQVPTTATTASSSSGMGMGVVGGGGVGMGSMGGGMNMGMGMVGGMGMVMGGGGGGGMAPYSLHASTMGSSCESSVERIPVDTIDALGPELAVATSQVLENLSENERKMIIEVLNRDESVRQRDATRMMLLRAELYALRRKGAAKVVGGVQPLDATQQQPQTTMQPNQQQQQLEQHNNHNAHTSDPSRHCARCTTELGRITNRGAPCRVCKLRVCKACREFTSRTTDWVCVVCHKQMELQSASGEWLKDAYTLGSCSAVDHLTTSDVLRKSIRRSWTISNPEDDPNNPNSQQPVADNLYPQQQHLIEAQSAGSYPTLHQHHPQHHLPPQPRPTHGIGYGSGTATPTTSSKWQLGRRVLRQSTLPSSLNNDPALSGSGGNLANYNSVNLTAPTSPHQLQKSPLYPSAYNSDDVIHMNTMPGMGMGVGVTVGDCDNYAQQQQQQQQPQLEVTPTHHRLQVRRQSTLPAQPTPAIYMSTSPNRLYSRSPERSPGEQQRYPPFMRQTSFPEPPSTYHRTKLLPSTGAPSSAAAAPPPLNYESQASSMASDDQDVGPMPKPRMTRQATLPNPEQHVKLLPTSPPKRQTSPQFRRSPEFMRQQTLPNPEAFSSGNTLTVHSTPPAKFMPISPRAKQNFLFPSVPNPRQFLSQPHVPAVGGTDLGSGGSVASTGGPSGGEQYSSSQSVNIHHSRDPHAKMIKVRSHSNEEYSNTKAHPENRRLLPEIPTTVQRPGGRSPSRLVRQDCLKEERTFGEAKQQFHQFPDVTEELDNRPEYVDYFGDSATSFLESDEVQYERNYNAGFSSEPRIIYNNGSDDGSYQNSSQRPIYSAENVLADSGYGGGAGVGLGASGGSGGVPTYYPDMGTPQGFYGGAALPRTPLMHNRLRRRQSRELQMQQEELAQLSQVSDASGKGSGNEGASSSGGASDSHAAERRKPEQMRSVSEDSGAKTTPKPVTRRSFSHPEKDTQPTKKTEISKIPSPRPLADILDKTRGTSKIPQARRRNSRTGIGEAEEGSTPQHIYSFHQQLMHRNSDLAMRLKKTEIPVASVASAAGQEENQNPPNPQGDSQGQGSGAEQPVNGKSLESSANKEQQQQQQQGDPNISAEATHTSTLGEQELQNAVEAAAVVFKKVVLQRRKEKEKAAEEGVQQQQLSVVSGDTGGLGGGDAMETSSSSELDFRCSTQHGRQQQQSQYSVEADEFKLVFLNSDSSSSCHGEEEEEEEEEEDDTDSSCSTHHCHSIVSNVEDCDWDYFEPSMISTTTTTTTTMIAYSTARATPTPPPRVRRQSSDSDSPLVQRRTQPLRSTYCPRIRESDTGTDEEFVLNTESSSQTSSDQTPPPVPPPPHPLSMKTRIKTRFLKNHHHHSHNRCSCNPNQQQQQQPQYVPIPVPVPIPVPMAAYPNWPDAAGNPLLEQDEQLAASLQQLWKAAGHQQQFAAIVAAYSQQFAAASSNMFDATPPVTSKSYQQLPTTPPPMMPQRLRGLGLGGFKSSAPELSASLGSLMTQSLCSTISSSSSSSTSGYGTAGRSLETLASPKRAANSMQQQQQQQQQQYQQQQQQQQQMASNAFKPKPTSLVASRSPTGEQPETSNARRGSSSSSNNSESDDSNTKSSSNTKINNSNNNNNATPTTGRLCNVYDKTGTLPVPAVQAHVASIDKSPAAAAAAAAAAISTATPATSTKGSALRVASKYQSRNLCETQPGATTQTYLASKNSHEEVETNIHKNQVPTAAAAAAATTTATQTQTATRAAAPAVITRFGGLAVENAVGNVAKSGCPNPNTNPRPRAQHPEHIDQRLAAAAEIAKNLSSNRLIEHIKMSDEASASPSVSVSAHLQSESYAASSPDEASSNSSQEEGDREENLDPEREQEQPKPRKTTQRSYNVAEMMEEQQDPVVLPEEQRHHSTTSDSSSSSSSSNSSSSSESCDSDDTGTVRDRRPKRRRFNKVFIVNRQPGARVRRSSSTEGDSLSSSEANLEDSSDNDTDTERTDCGIVLNYVKPLEEEAKKAEEEVDAPAARDCQSSDEEEEDDDESERRVANSSDELANCIVVVGGQTDDASAGVVLQHMRSLPDEGDDQQLERCHSQVMESSDALAACDELHSISNDVNRLLELHKQNSQLEMKLQRLRQGVAEINEDLQLSKGDSSAGGNGTHVAATHSGSPGKPDECSPSRKSPSNELGLTCWPEQVNEKAEAKAKANSDEQSGRTAEQTEHTEQRVGTCSQACKINDNNSDYSLDSLSATPASLGCPPEQVEESILELLPAKVAREQRQYHRFEAKPESLESPVENEMLNVAVAPRSALLSGNNNTTNNNDNSYKENTSNNNNSELGHNNNDAFAAQKKTWNSGSSDVVSVNSNVSGENECDYDKIFGSHQQNTPSATASSVGAAAASAAAATPDTPATLPSELASPKNSLSAKYRSLVMITKDNESAAGDYEMANSSSNSSNSSNIHHSNTSNKGPSSSNSFGQNFAGDSFRALELVSSDRESYSVDSLNDAPAVPEISVEDGLADDDSWVEELSQRGEDEDEELSNATTTPTATDSEDADGEIEGGARRHGYLDREEELRGYNRSAIDFTLHTIVEESCEESEVASMRADNEDAEMEDEDLAERRRQRTLQHHHRLSASELEKYFFFGLGDGRVMSSIDTRGDDTASEVSSECSESLDSLPHEDQLLDTSGASDLASSRLEKYFLSGFMGFNSSDKQAESDESGGSVGSDSEGHPSPSQRRKRLVRARGTPRSHNSSLDNLLLPETDTLDATVTSAGGSAAATVEDTSESEAGCDDTVIHLANAGASDGSSSDTIKRKKQLRKRHDSLDEKKLHDLEPSECRTPTPGGGGGGNQVQMQSQAKKQQQQHHHSRDSGFVGSNDDLLKAAPDCEPPKSPTPALEQISEDREPAHSQISLAKMDLPSTSAAAAASTPLTSQLRNLTLPNLVRKDSFNNWSSDEETNLMMSKMRQFFKTLIVATANAQQSKPTTPNQGQVQSTTPSSQRRLAKSRPAQLAYFENELTRLMKTVPGINDEQVREIVEYLSSEDTWSDSYDSSDYTSSDLEGGERKGQLKAQISASCQQIINKFEIDEEGDRGDGGLLDESQSVPMEALVYQKLVASFSKVAAGGEPEIEAAQEVEVEEEAEPSTERSPQLFAKVMQHIGTRLVALMHEVSSGNETPTPSPQGQRHHRRLQAKISATTTEDEDEVEEQLRAMPIKQLKLRSRSHDLLLDGSTPHSHMHLHQATVHHPGISGATGVGGTGSGGGSTGIPGHSETASEECGVASDYERFSWRGSFESALLANGDSRTRLSQLSQLDRDNSSSASALAVAKRRSAGDLLFSQHQVSLSREQLDRVRSCGSIGGGDAHHHQLEASPAKPWLSSAGSSLGGDSTKDVRRSSVPDAIYETDSSDEAASNQFGGARSTLPRSLNSGQVVASTNSLPRLPTTGVGGAPITSTPKTKSQSALNHTPSNLSTVSATGSAKSARYRSPGLAARAAAVSGAGGASGSGVGANSGSTGSKKLGAGFQFLYSKRDARKRLNMSAEEAKVAAEELTRSPVIGQRQTDGTGSPIQSRASSETWPTQSDEDIDRLVAMHQNRSSLSSLGVRSESMASVYSGAGEGRYGTVVVKGQVEFAMQYNYKLSALEVHVVRCKDLAAVDAKRNRSDPYVKVYLLPDKSKAGKRKTKVKKHTLNPIFDETMRFHTPISSLESRTLWLTVWHSDMFGRNDFLGEVSVNLQGRLFDNPQSQWYLLQERSEPFDEVATYRGDIVVGLKYIPPENIKSSFFSRGSSITGSSSNLRKFGGSIKSVTSKSDRTSKGGQLHVLVKEAKHLSPIKANGTCDAFCKSYLLPDRTRSSKQKTPVVKRTLHPSWNYTFVYEDVSLEELSERALELTVWDHDRLASNEFVGGIRFSLGTGRSYGRQVEWMDATGKELSLWQNMLDRPNFWVEGSLVLRSSLDGIRANLP